In a single window of the Jaculus jaculus isolate mJacJac1 chromosome 9, mJacJac1.mat.Y.cur, whole genome shotgun sequence genome:
- the LOC101599167 gene encoding keratin, type I cuticular Ha2 translates to MTSNCCVTNSSSTSVKNCARPSSICSANMGCRTELCLGYVCQPMKCMPSICMPTAYRPASCLSKTYLSSSCQPSNCRPAVSSSMGTYSWFSEGAFNGSEKETMQVLNDRLASYLEKVRQLERENAELESKIQEVFQGQELTMCPDYQSYFQTIEDLQQKVLCTKAENARMIVHIDNAKLAADDFRTKYETELALRQLVEADTNGLRRILDDLTLNKADLEAQVESLKEELLCLKRSHEEEVGVLRQQLGDRLNIEVDAAPPVDLTRMLEEMRCQYEAMVETNRRDVEEWFNMQMDELNKQVATSSEQLQSYQSDIIDLRRTVNTLEIELQAQHSLRDSLENTLTETEARYSSQLGQMQCMITSVESQLSDIRCDLERQNHEYQVLLDVKARLEGEINTYRGLLESEDSKLPGHPCSTPSCGPCAPSPGVPRSVCAPHTVCVPCSPGLQSRY, encoded by the exons ATGACATCCAACTGCTGCGTTACTAATTCCTCATCAACTTCGGTCAAGAACTGTGCCCGGCCTTCGTCCATCTGCTCTGCTAACATGGGCTGCAGGacagagctctgcctgggttatGTGTGCCAGCCCATGAAATGCATGCCATCCATCTGCATGCCTACTGCCTACCGGCCAGCCAGCTGTCTCTCGAAGACCTACCTGTCCAGCTCCTGTCAGCCCAGCAACTGCCGGCCGGCCGTCTCCAGTTCCATGGGGACCTACAGCTGGTTCTCCGAGGGCGCCTTCAACGGCAGCGAGAAGGAGACCATGCAGGTCCTGAACGACCGCCTGGCCAGCTACCTGGAGAAGGTTCGGCAGCTGGAGAGGGAGAACGCCGAGCTGGAGAGCAAGATCCAGGAGGTCTTCCAGGGTCAGGAGCTGACCATGTGTCCTGACTACCAGTCCTACTTCCAGACCATCGAGGATCTCCAGCAGAAG GTTCTGTGCACCAAGGCTGAGAATGCCAGGATGATCGTGCACATTGACAATGCCAAGCTGGCTGCGGATGACTTCAGGACCAA GTACGAGACGGAGCTGGCCCTGCGGCAGCTGGTGGAGGCAGATACCAACGGCCTGCGCAGGATCCTGGACGATCTGACCCTcaacaaggctgacctggaggcgCAGGTGGAGTCCCTGAAGGAGGAGCTGCTGTGTCTCAAGAGGAGCCATGAGGAG GAAGTTGGTGTCCTCCGACAACAGCTTGGTGACCGCCTCAACATTGAGGTGGATGCTGCGCCCCCTGTGGACCTGACAAGGATGTTGGAGGAGATGCGATGTCAGTATGAGGCCATGGTGGAGACCAACCGCAGAGACGtggaggaatggttcaacatgcaG ATGGACGAGCTTAACAAGCAAGTGGCCACAAGCTCCGAGCAGCTTCAGAGCTACCAGTCGGACATCATTGATCTGAGGCGAACAGTCAACACGCTGGAGATCGAGCTGCAGGCTCAACACAGCCTG AGGGACTCTCTGGAAAACACCCTGACAGAGACGGAGGCCCGCTACAGCTCCCAGCTGGGTCAAATGCAGTGCATGATCACCAGCGTGGAGTCCCAGCTGTCCGACATCCGCTGTGACCTGGAGCGGCAGAACCACGAGTACCAGGTGCTGCTGGACGTGAAGGCCCGGCTGGAGGGCGAGATCAACACGTACCGAGGCCTGCTGGAGAGCGAGGACAGCAa